A part of Legionella sainthelensi genomic DNA contains:
- a CDS encoding STAS domain-containing protein — MVNPIKHQFSGAIFHSSFIRKPTLNKILAQHRDKIQYFKLQGFLFFGSVYNITKTIEKLSHIDYIILDFELTTNIDSSIVILFKNLKQLALKNEIKFVILLN; from the coding sequence ATGGTGAACCCTATTAAACACCAATTTTCAGGGGCTATCTTTCATTCATCTTTTATAAGAAAACCCACTCTAAATAAAATATTAGCACAGCATAGAGACAAGATTCAGTATTTTAAATTACAAGGATTTTTATTTTTTGGGTCGGTATATAACATTACTAAAACAATAGAGAAATTATCTCATATTGATTACATTATTCTAGATTTTGAATTAACCACTAATATCGATTCCTCAATAGTTATTTTATTTAAAAACTTAAAACAATTGGCCTTAAAAAATGAAATAAAATTTGTCATTTTGCTCAATTAA
- a CDS encoding cyclic nucleotide-binding domain-containing protein: MCKEGEKASNVLLVHRGQVLVYVGHKLILTVDSGNILGEIAMYTNKKQSATLIASQVTIIYEIDIELIQKHSVITPEIIGQFHECMAKIMASRIIAQNKRMKVFDKF, from the coding sequence ATTTGTAAGGAAGGGGAAAAAGCTTCAAATGTACTACTTGTTCATCGCGGACAAGTATTAGTTTATGTTGGACATAAACTAATACTTACTGTTGATTCAGGAAACATTTTAGGTGAAATCGCTATGTATACCAATAAAAAACAAAGCGCTACCTTAATCGCATCGCAAGTAACTATCATTTATGAAATTGACATTGAACTCATCCAAAAACATTCAGTAATCACCCCCGAAATAATAGGACAATTTCATGAATGTATGGCAAAAATTATGGCAAGCAGAATTATCGCTCAAAACAAGCGCATGAAAGTATTCGACAAATTTTAG
- a CDS encoding DUF692 domain-containing protein — protein MEKSTQAHLNKNSSLGMGLGLRAEHYSYILEHTPKVEWFEILTENYLVDGGNPLYYLDKVRENYPIVMHGVSLSIGSTDPLNLEYLRKVKQLADRIQPIWISDHLCWTGVHQRNMHDLLPLSYTEKNITHIVERVKFVQDFYQQPILLENVSSYINYKESEMTEWEFLSEIATHADCFILLDLNNIYVSSYNHGFNPETYLQNIPIDRVRQFHLAGHLNCGDYIIDTHDHPVITEVWELYAQAIKRFGDVSTMIERDDHIPPFEELWQELEHAKAIKISNLLIEKTDLVYETN, from the coding sequence ATGGAAAAAAGCACACAAGCTCATCTTAACAAAAATTCATCTTTAGGAATGGGATTAGGTTTAAGAGCAGAGCATTATAGTTATATTTTAGAGCACACCCCGAAAGTAGAATGGTTTGAAATCCTCACCGAAAATTACTTGGTTGATGGGGGGAACCCTCTTTATTACTTAGATAAAGTGCGAGAAAACTATCCTATTGTGATGCATGGTGTGTCACTATCAATTGGTAGTACAGATCCTCTGAACCTTGAATATCTTAGGAAAGTAAAACAGCTAGCAGATAGAATTCAACCAATATGGATTTCTGATCACTTATGCTGGACTGGTGTACATCAACGTAATATGCATGATTTACTACCACTTTCTTATACAGAAAAAAACATTACGCATATTGTTGAACGAGTTAAATTCGTACAGGATTTTTACCAGCAACCAATATTGCTCGAAAATGTATCCAGTTATATCAATTACAAAGAGTCTGAAATGACGGAATGGGAATTTCTCTCTGAAATAGCCACGCATGCGGATTGTTTCATTTTATTAGATTTAAATAATATTTATGTAAGCTCCTATAATCATGGCTTTAATCCCGAAACCTATTTACAGAATATTCCAATTGATCGCGTACGCCAGTTTCATTTAGCGGGACATTTGAATTGCGGCGATTACATTATTGATACACATGATCATCCAGTCATAACAGAAGTCTGGGAGCTATACGCCCAAGCAATTAAGCGTTTTGGCGACGTATCAACGATGATTGAGCGTGATGATCATATTCCACCATTTGAAGAGTTATGGCAAGAATTAGAACATGCAAAAGCAATTAAAATAAGTAATTTATTGATTGAAAAAACGGATTTAGTCTATGAAACCAACTGA
- a CDS encoding putative DNA-binding domain-containing protein has protein sequence MKPTELHTLLQDSILTSQPLISPYLDSPPKGSISDRVAIYTDGFYARLEEALMSDYSTLALVMSERTFSQMSRNYTHAYPSYNYSLNNFGENLSQFLRETLPYKKKPHLAEIAEFEWAEYQAIVARDAHLLSVADLQSLPLNQWPEMKFYLHPSCKVLIMHWNSLSFIKASRSNKSTPIPKKLKNPQFILIWRRQLEVLYRELDFTELTMLNAIIQEAPFMDICERLSHEMSEDEVANYLVRKLHEWIQENCFIKNSEQNY, from the coding sequence ATGAAACCAACTGAATTACATACCTTATTACAAGACTCTATTCTAACTTCTCAACCACTTATTAGTCCTTACCTTGATTCTCCACCCAAAGGATCTATTTCAGACAGAGTAGCTATCTATACCGATGGCTTTTATGCGCGATTAGAAGAAGCATTAATGAGTGACTATAGTACATTAGCGTTGGTAATGAGTGAAAGAACGTTCAGTCAGATGAGCAGAAATTATACTCATGCATATCCATCATACAACTATTCACTCAATAATTTTGGGGAAAATCTCAGCCAATTTCTAAGAGAAACTTTACCCTATAAGAAAAAACCGCATTTAGCTGAAATTGCGGAATTTGAATGGGCTGAATATCAAGCTATTGTGGCTCGTGATGCACATTTATTATCTGTAGCTGATTTGCAATCTTTACCATTAAATCAATGGCCAGAAATGAAATTTTATCTGCATCCTTCATGTAAAGTACTTATCATGCATTGGAATAGTCTTTCTTTTATTAAAGCGTCACGTAGTAATAAGTCAACTCCCATTCCCAAGAAACTTAAAAATCCTCAATTTATCTTGATATGGCGTCGTCAACTTGAAGTGCTATACCGTGAGCTGGATTTTACTGAACTAACCATGCTCAATGCAATAATACAAGAAGCGCCGTTTATGGATATTTGTGAAAGGTTAAGTCATGAGATGTCTGAAGATGAAGTTGCAAATTATCTTGTAAGAAAATTGCATGAGTGGATTCAAGAAAATTGTTTTATAAAGAATAGTGAACAAAACTATTAA
- a CDS encoding hypoxanthine-guanine phosphoribosyltransferase — MTIPDKIKDVYEKSTCLYTTNEVEAALDRMAINIHKELQAENPVLVCVMVGGLVLLGNLLPRLDFPLEVDYVHATRYRGGLVGNEIVWKVKPSENLKGRTVLVVDDILDGGVTLASIISEIKALGAAKVYSAVLVDKYRKRVTNGLSKADFVGLEVEDHYIFGYGMDYNEYLRNAPGIFVVHPDHE; from the coding sequence ATGACTATTCCAGATAAAATCAAAGATGTTTATGAGAAATCAACTTGCTTGTATACGACAAATGAGGTTGAAGCTGCGCTTGATCGAATGGCGATTAATATTCATAAAGAATTACAAGCTGAAAATCCAGTACTTGTTTGTGTTATGGTAGGTGGTTTGGTTCTTTTAGGTAACTTATTACCACGTTTAGATTTTCCTTTAGAAGTGGATTATGTCCACGCAACTCGTTATCGAGGTGGCTTAGTCGGTAATGAAATAGTTTGGAAAGTAAAGCCCTCAGAGAATTTGAAAGGACGGACAGTTCTTGTTGTTGATGATATTCTTGATGGAGGCGTAACTTTGGCATCAATTATTTCTGAAATAAAAGCTTTAGGTGCTGCAAAAGTATACAGTGCTGTTTTAGTAGACAAATATCGCAAGCGCGTAACCAATGGATTATCAAAGGCTGATTTTGTTGGTTTAGAGGTAGAAGATCATTATATATTCGGTTATGGTATGGATTACAACGAGTACCTTCGCAATGCACCCGGTATTTTTGTAGTGCATCCAGATCACGAATAA